One window of the Granulicella arctica genome contains the following:
- a CDS encoding alpha-E domain-containing protein, producing MLSRVADSLYWMSRSLERAEHATRLLEVNLNLMLDESATNAERRWQRVLTALGKPKDVEWAGDPYALTRTLTFDTEIKSSIISCIISARENARHVREQISTEQWHRLNRLFLRVTRPEVRIEAFTAGNELQAEFLQQVMEAVHQFQGVTDSTMSHGEGWQFIQIGRYIERASATALLLEAYHEDLWSQPDKVPEANEYLGWMGLLRSATAFEAYCKVYTADLTPEQILEFLLLDPEFPHSLRFSIDSLQQALEAIHGEADKSRAEPLRRLGGRLQASLSYSSVDEILNGDVVAYLRNIQSQCSEIHNMIYELYVDYSIQAALAG from the coding sequence ATGCTAAGCCGTGTTGCCGATAGTCTTTACTGGATGAGCCGCTCCTTAGAGCGTGCGGAGCATGCGACGCGTCTGCTTGAGGTCAATCTGAACCTCATGCTCGATGAGAGCGCCACGAACGCCGAACGGCGTTGGCAGCGCGTCCTCACAGCCCTGGGGAAACCCAAGGATGTCGAATGGGCCGGTGATCCGTACGCGCTTACCCGTACGCTCACCTTTGACACGGAGATCAAGAGCTCCATCATCTCCTGCATCATCAGTGCGCGCGAGAACGCACGTCACGTCCGTGAGCAGATTTCAACTGAGCAGTGGCATCGCCTCAATCGACTCTTCCTTCGCGTTACACGCCCCGAGGTACGGATTGAAGCATTCACGGCTGGCAATGAATTGCAGGCTGAATTCCTCCAGCAGGTCATGGAAGCCGTCCACCAGTTTCAGGGCGTCACCGACTCCACCATGAGCCATGGCGAAGGCTGGCAGTTCATCCAGATAGGCCGCTACATTGAACGTGCTTCGGCGACTGCCTTGCTTCTTGAGGCCTATCACGAAGATCTTTGGAGCCAGCCGGACAAAGTGCCTGAAGCCAACGAATACCTCGGCTGGATGGGCCTTCTCCGCTCCGCAACAGCATTTGAAGCCTACTGTAAGGTCTATACTGCTGACCTTACCCCTGAGCAGATTCTCGAGTTCCTGCTGCTTGATCCGGAGTTTCCGCATTCCCTTCGCTTCTCGATCGACAGCCTTCAGCAAGCGCTCGAAGCGATCCACGGCGAAGCGGACAAGAGTCGCGCGGAACCGCTGCGTCGCTTAGGCGGTCGTCTACAAGCCTCTCTCAGCTACTCAAGCGTCGACGAAATCCTCAACGGCGACGTTGTGGCCTACCTGCGCAACATCCAGTCGCAATGCAGCGAGATCCACAATATGATCTACGAACTCTACGTTGACTACTCCATCCAAGCAGCGTTGGCGGGCTAG
- a CDS encoding acyltransferase family protein: protein MTEVIATRHVGQGHLKPLDGVRGVAILMVICSHAFTANFESGGVAVRFLGNLLGYGLFGVDLFFVLSGFLITGILVDSVSDEGYFSKFYARRVLRIFPLYYGVLLALFVLTPLLRLQWHGMGWLLLGYLQNFRPQLIMTFSPGAGVSLNHFWSLAIEEQFYLVWPALVFLIRDRRTLLWTTLGGATVALLLRLALFHMGFSQDAIHVNTLARADSLLLGGTFALLYRSRYWDRVMRMAPLGFLVTMAILVVSIFRFGGEFTPGAVFSHAMSFWINGPRYTVLAVCSACLLAWSLRPESACKWLFEQKWLRFFGKYSYGIYVLHMIVLGPMVIRLRAVLLQVTHSKLLAVIGAGFLWLTLAVSAAYLCFHLYEKPFLRLKRYFDYKPRSGKEASVERSAGITA, encoded by the coding sequence ATGACCGAAGTAATCGCCACGCGTCACGTTGGGCAAGGACATCTAAAGCCTCTCGACGGAGTGCGCGGTGTGGCGATCCTGATGGTGATTTGCTCGCACGCGTTCACGGCGAACTTTGAAAGTGGGGGAGTTGCGGTTCGGTTCCTCGGGAACTTGCTCGGTTACGGGCTTTTTGGCGTCGATCTTTTCTTCGTCCTGTCCGGATTTTTGATTACCGGCATTCTGGTCGACTCTGTGAGCGATGAGGGTTATTTCTCCAAGTTCTATGCGCGGCGGGTTCTACGCATCTTTCCTCTCTATTACGGAGTACTGCTTGCGCTCTTCGTGTTAACGCCGCTCCTACGACTCCAGTGGCATGGCATGGGATGGTTGCTGCTGGGCTACCTGCAGAATTTTCGCCCGCAACTCATCATGACCTTCAGCCCTGGTGCGGGGGTTAGTCTAAATCACTTCTGGTCCTTGGCAATTGAGGAGCAGTTCTACCTGGTTTGGCCTGCGCTGGTCTTCCTGATTCGTGACCGCCGTACGTTGCTATGGACGACGCTTGGCGGGGCTACAGTCGCGTTGCTCCTGCGATTGGCGCTCTTCCATATGGGTTTCTCGCAGGACGCGATTCATGTGAATACCTTGGCGCGTGCCGATTCGCTGCTGCTCGGCGGAACCTTTGCGTTGCTGTATCGATCGCGTTACTGGGACCGCGTAATGAGGATGGCTCCCTTAGGTTTTCTGGTCACGATGGCGATCCTGGTTGTATCAATCTTCCGCTTTGGAGGAGAATTTACGCCCGGGGCTGTCTTCTCTCATGCGATGAGCTTCTGGATCAATGGGCCTCGGTACACCGTGCTGGCCGTATGTTCTGCTTGCCTGCTGGCTTGGTCGTTGCGTCCGGAATCAGCTTGTAAATGGCTCTTCGAGCAGAAGTGGCTCCGGTTCTTTGGCAAGTACAGCTATGGCATCTATGTGCTGCACATGATTGTGCTTGGGCCGATGGTTATCAGGCTGCGAGCAGTCCTGCTCCAGGTGACGCATAGCAAATTGCTGGCTGTCATCGGAGCTGGTTTCCTGTGGCTGACATTGGCGGTGAGCGCAGCTTATCTTTGCTTTCACCTCTATGAGAAGCCCTTTCTCCGCCTGAAACGGTACTTTGATTACAAGCCGCGGTCTGGAAAAGAAGCTTCCGTCGAGAGATCTGCCGGAATAACGGCATAA
- a CDS encoding SDR family oxidoreductase: MSTSPASTTALQTSTGPQKILVLGATSGIAEATCRIWAKQGARLFLVARNGDKLAAVAADLKTRGASYVDTAVADLDDTTQHPTLLAHAINSLTGMDVAYLAHGVLGEQPQAEQDFGHAAQILHTNFIAPVSLLTWLANYCVQRHAGVLAVISSVAGDRGRKSNYLYGSSKAGLSAFLGGLRNRVDREGVTVLTIKPGPVKTAMTAGMKGSEKFADVDKVAQTIVAAIDKRRDSLYVPFQWQPIMFIIRNIPESIFKKLNL; encoded by the coding sequence ATGAGCACTTCGCCCGCCAGCACGACCGCGCTACAGACTTCAACCGGCCCACAAAAGATCCTCGTACTTGGCGCGACCTCGGGAATTGCCGAGGCGACCTGCCGTATCTGGGCGAAGCAGGGAGCACGCCTGTTCCTTGTAGCTCGCAATGGGGACAAGCTTGCGGCTGTAGCCGCAGACCTGAAGACCCGCGGCGCCAGCTATGTCGACACAGCGGTTGCCGATCTAGACGACACGACACAGCATCCCACGCTGCTGGCACATGCGATTAATTCGCTGACCGGAATGGATGTAGCATACCTGGCACACGGAGTTCTCGGAGAGCAGCCCCAGGCAGAGCAGGATTTTGGGCATGCTGCGCAGATTCTCCACACCAACTTCATCGCTCCTGTCTCTCTGCTGACCTGGCTGGCGAACTACTGTGTGCAGCGTCACGCCGGGGTACTGGCAGTTATCTCCTCGGTTGCGGGCGATCGTGGTCGCAAGTCGAACTATCTATATGGCTCGTCGAAGGCGGGGCTATCGGCGTTTCTGGGCGGCCTGCGCAATCGCGTAGACCGCGAGGGTGTGACCGTGCTGACGATCAAGCCGGGCCCTGTAAAGACGGCGATGACTGCAGGAATGAAGGGTTCGGAGAAGTTTGCCGATGTGGACAAGGTTGCGCAGACGATTGTCGCAGCTATCGACAAGCGGCGCGACTCGCTTTATGTGCCATTCCAATGGCAACCGATCATGTTCATTATTCGGAACATCCCCGAAAGCATCTTCAAAAAGCTCAACCTCTGA
- the rpmI gene encoding 50S ribosomal protein L35 codes for MPKLKTHSGAAKRFHKTGTGKFKRGQSKMRHILTSKATKTKRKLGGSAMVSDADHHKVARMLPYA; via the coding sequence ATGCCTAAGTTGAAGACACACAGCGGCGCAGCCAAGCGCTTCCATAAGACTGGCACCGGCAAATTTAAGCGCGGCCAGTCGAAGATGCGCCACATTCTTACCTCAAAGGCGACCAAAACCAAGCGAAAGCTGGGCGGGTCGGCGATGGTATCGGATGCGGATCATCACAAGGTTGCCCGCATGCTGCCGTACGCCTGA
- a CDS encoding transglutaminase family protein, translating into MYYSIRHLTKFLYSNPVSESMMETRMHPRSDQNQRCLTFHLSVSPRCRVFSYRDHLANQVHHFDIPNQHGQLVIVAESLVDMQPSNEIPSFLAPDAWAELDAMVEQGDYWEMLFPSEFARPTQALDDLAKHLDVRRRDDPLMVLHQLNEQIYNYFDYKPKSTKVDSPIDVALTSRKGVCQDFAHIMITLVRSKLHIPCRYVSGYLYHGDRHQDRSVNSATHAWIEALIPQLGWVGFDPTNLLVAGDRHIRTAIGRDYDDVPPTHGMFRGRASSDLTVAVRVTPSEGTPSLDKELPVPEDWSTLVEKATQIPEPPPPPTRLQQQVAQQQQ; encoded by the coding sequence ATGTACTACTCAATCCGGCATCTTACCAAGTTCCTCTATAGCAACCCGGTAAGCGAGAGCATGATGGAGACGCGCATGCACCCGCGTAGCGACCAAAATCAACGCTGCCTGACCTTCCATCTATCCGTCAGCCCGCGTTGTCGTGTCTTCAGCTATCGCGACCATCTCGCCAACCAGGTCCATCACTTCGACATTCCCAATCAGCATGGCCAACTCGTCATCGTGGCTGAGTCGCTCGTCGACATGCAGCCATCGAATGAGATCCCGTCCTTCCTTGCACCCGATGCCTGGGCTGAACTCGACGCCATGGTTGAGCAGGGGGACTATTGGGAGATGCTCTTTCCCAGCGAGTTCGCCAGGCCCACCCAGGCTCTAGACGATTTGGCGAAACATCTGGACGTCCGACGCCGCGACGATCCTTTGATGGTGCTCCACCAGCTCAACGAGCAGATTTATAACTACTTCGATTACAAGCCCAAGTCAACGAAGGTTGACTCTCCCATCGACGTCGCACTCACCAGTCGGAAGGGTGTCTGCCAGGACTTCGCCCACATCATGATCACGCTGGTGCGGTCCAAGCTGCATATTCCCTGCCGCTACGTCAGTGGTTATCTCTACCATGGCGACCGCCATCAGGATCGCTCTGTGAACTCCGCAACCCACGCATGGATTGAGGCGCTCATCCCGCAGCTCGGCTGGGTCGGCTTCGATCCGACGAACCTGCTCGTTGCAGGCGACCGCCATATTCGCACCGCCATCGGCCGCGACTATGACGATGTTCCACCAACCCACGGCATGTTTCGCGGCCGAGCCAGCAGCGATCTCACTGTTGCCGTCCGCGTCACGCCAAGCGAAGGAACGCCCTCGCTCGACAAGGAACTTCCCGTCCCGGAGGATTGGTCCACACTGGTTGAAAAGGCCACGCAAATCCCTGAGCCACCACCGCCGCCGACCCGTCTGCAACAGCAAGTAGCTCAACAGCAGCAATAG
- a CDS encoding acyltransferase family protein — MERVLTPPLEPITAPVRSTIVDIVKGLAITLVVFGHTAQGMYHRRWWTGRSMHLFDLFIYSFHMPIFFFVAGLFLTGSLQRRGPANFILDRSKTILYPYVLWVVVSASIEPLISHFKIGYHPFEWKAFLVNLVDGELSWFLPVLFCCQLLALCTFRTPKWIRLGIALAAALVVRKYGLSVFYKTVHEFCYLAAGMAIGRMILKLELLPAWAAAAGALLIFAVQMDVILHSGSGTYLGGLHHRLAVILGFTGTAGLLLLARSLDGTRFADMWIWLGKASLGIFLLSSFAQGATRELILRIAHTHELWLQLCLPSIVALILSAIVWHQQERWRIGWLFHWPSI, encoded by the coding sequence ATGGAACGTGTCCTGACACCGCCACTAGAGCCGATCACCGCTCCAGTGCGTTCGACCATCGTCGACATTGTCAAAGGTCTCGCGATCACGCTGGTCGTGTTCGGCCACACAGCCCAGGGTATGTACCACCGCAGGTGGTGGACAGGGCGCTCCATGCATCTCTTTGATCTTTTTATCTACAGCTTCCATATGCCCATATTTTTCTTCGTGGCTGGCCTTTTTCTTACGGGTAGTCTTCAACGTCGTGGACCGGCAAACTTCATTCTCGATAGATCCAAGACCATCCTGTACCCCTACGTTCTCTGGGTGGTTGTGAGCGCTTCGATCGAGCCTCTCATCTCGCACTTCAAAATCGGATATCACCCCTTTGAGTGGAAGGCTTTCCTCGTCAATCTCGTCGATGGAGAGTTGAGCTGGTTCCTACCCGTTCTCTTCTGTTGCCAGCTCCTCGCACTTTGCACATTCAGGACCCCAAAATGGATCCGGCTTGGCATCGCATTAGCAGCAGCGCTTGTCGTCAGAAAATATGGCCTATCCGTCTTCTACAAGACGGTTCATGAGTTCTGCTACCTTGCTGCGGGCATGGCCATTGGTCGCATGATCTTGAAATTAGAACTTCTTCCTGCCTGGGCGGCTGCCGCAGGTGCTCTCCTGATCTTTGCCGTGCAGATGGATGTCATCCTCCATAGCGGAAGTGGCACTTATTTGGGCGGTCTGCATCACCGGCTTGCAGTCATACTTGGATTTACCGGCACCGCAGGCCTGCTGCTGCTCGCAAGATCTCTCGACGGGACTCGCTTTGCCGACATGTGGATCTGGCTCGGCAAAGCATCGCTCGGCATCTTTCTCTTGAGTTCCTTCGCCCAGGGCGCGACCCGTGAGTTGATTCTGCGGATCGCGCATACGCACGAGCTTTGGCTCCAGCTATGCTTACCAAGCATCGTCGCCCTGATACTGTCGGCGATCGTATGGCATCAGCAGGAACGCTGGCGAATCGGTTGGCTCTTTCATTGGCCATCTATCTAA
- a CDS encoding FAD-binding oxidoreductase, which yields MSELSSDPGSTPTASASFESWGRYPTYSAKIIPINWQNDFPGVIAGVHDGALPVGMGRSYGDVCLLKDGNLLLTTGMNRLLNFDSETGVLTAEAGATLAQILDFSVPRGFFLPVSPGTKYVTLGGAIANDIHGKNHHVAGAFGSHVTEFELVRSDGTRKICSPTENLDYYAATIGGLGLTGVITWAKLRMKPIVSRMIDYEGIQFHGIDEFLDLTKQSEKIEYTVSWIDCASTGKNFARGVFMQGDHSKVPAELKQSPEPKLVFPFDAPGFALNHTTVSMFNTAFFHKQVKPRVTALQDYEPFFYPLDKVLHWNRLYGRNGLLQFQYAIPWESAREGTIAILKEVAKSGLASFLAVLKAFGDVPSPGMMSFPQPGITLALDFPIKADKSFPLFERLADMTRDFGGKLYPAKDAAMTAAQFQAFYPQWEQFARYRDPLLTSSFWERVTGDRPTL from the coding sequence ATGTCTGAACTGAGCTCTGACCCAGGATCAACCCCGACTGCGTCGGCTTCCTTTGAGTCCTGGGGACGTTACCCCACTTATTCTGCAAAAATCATTCCAATCAACTGGCAAAATGACTTTCCAGGCGTAATTGCCGGTGTGCACGACGGTGCTCTACCCGTTGGCATGGGCCGCAGCTATGGCGACGTCTGCCTGTTGAAAGATGGCAACCTTCTGCTGACAACCGGAATGAATCGGTTGCTCAACTTCGATTCTGAAACAGGAGTTCTGACTGCGGAGGCTGGTGCTACGCTTGCGCAGATATTGGACTTCTCTGTACCGCGTGGTTTTTTTCTTCCTGTCTCGCCCGGGACCAAGTACGTCACGCTGGGCGGAGCGATCGCTAATGACATTCACGGAAAGAACCATCATGTTGCTGGGGCTTTCGGCTCGCACGTGACTGAGTTTGAACTGGTGCGGTCTGATGGGACGCGCAAGATCTGCTCGCCGACCGAAAACCTTGATTATTACGCGGCAACCATCGGCGGACTTGGCCTGACCGGTGTGATCACATGGGCAAAGCTGCGGATGAAGCCGATCGTCTCGCGCATGATTGACTACGAGGGAATTCAATTCCACGGAATCGACGAGTTTCTGGACCTGACGAAACAGAGCGAGAAGATTGAGTACACGGTTAGTTGGATCGACTGTGCCTCGACGGGTAAGAACTTTGCACGTGGCGTCTTTATGCAGGGTGATCACTCCAAGGTGCCTGCCGAACTAAAGCAATCGCCTGAGCCAAAGCTGGTGTTCCCGTTCGATGCTCCCGGATTTGCGCTAAATCATACGACAGTGAGCATGTTCAATACGGCCTTCTTTCACAAGCAGGTGAAGCCGCGCGTGACCGCTCTGCAGGACTACGAACCGTTCTTCTATCCACTCGACAAGGTTCTGCATTGGAATCGGCTTTATGGCCGGAACGGGTTACTGCAATTCCAGTACGCGATTCCGTGGGAGAGCGCACGCGAGGGCACGATCGCGATACTAAAGGAGGTCGCGAAGTCTGGGCTTGCGTCATTTTTGGCGGTCTTGAAAGCATTCGGCGACGTGCCCTCGCCCGGCATGATGAGCTTTCCGCAACCCGGCATCACGCTTGCCTTGGACTTCCCAATCAAGGCGGATAAGAGCTTTCCGCTGTTTGAGCGCCTTGCGGACATGACGCGTGACTTTGGTGGCAAACTGTACCCAGCCAAGGATGCGGCAATGACTGCCGCGCAGTTTCAGGCGTTTTATCCTCAGTGGGAGCAGTTTGCCCGCTACCGCGACCCCCTGCTTACCTCCAGCTTCTGGGAGCGCGTCACCGGAGATCGACCGACATTATGA
- the rplT gene encoding 50S ribosomal protein L20, which yields MPRVKRSTKRNDRRKKILKRASGYFLTKSKLYQAAQEAVERGLMFAYTGRKQKKRQFRSLWIVRIGAASRLHGMSYSTFINGLKRAGNPLDRKILADIAANDTAGFAALIAQAKAAPATVSKTVATHAA from the coding sequence ATGCCCCGTGTAAAACGGAGTACTAAACGGAACGATCGGCGCAAAAAGATCCTCAAGCGCGCGAGTGGTTATTTCCTCACCAAGTCCAAGCTGTACCAGGCAGCGCAGGAAGCCGTCGAGCGCGGCCTGATGTTTGCCTATACAGGTCGCAAGCAGAAGAAGCGTCAGTTCCGCTCACTGTGGATCGTCCGTATCGGAGCTGCTTCACGTCTGCACGGAATGAGCTACTCAACCTTCATCAATGGCTTGAAGCGCGCGGGCAATCCGCTCGACCGCAAGATCCTTGCGGATATCGCGGCGAACGACACTGCGGGCTTCGCAGCGTTGATCGCCCAAGCTAAGGCTGCTCCTGCAACGGTCTCAAAGACTGTCGCAACTCATGCTGCGTAG
- a CDS encoding circularly permuted type 2 ATP-grasp protein, which yields MQTAQAKQLDLASLKNYLLDHAYDEMFSGPGELHEHYGPLLEHFTSLPGDELQRRKQAADLSFLNQGITFTVYGRNEGTEQIFPYDMLPRIITAAEWEKVERGLTQRITALNLFLKDIYNEGRILADGIVPREIVYSCKQFRRQMLGLQVPRNVYIAVCGTDLIRLENGEFVVLEDNLRVPSGVSYMLTNRRVMKRIFPQLFRSYKVRPIEQYTQLLLGTLRSLAPEGRPEPNIVLLSPGVFNSAYYEHAYLARQMGIELVEGRDLVTHDNIVYMRTTSGLRRVDVIYRRVDDDFIDPLSFRGDSILGAAGLFNAYRAGNVTLANAFGTGVADDKALYAYVPDIIRYYLTEEPILQNVETFLLTRPKERAHVLANLDKLVVKAVGESGGYGMLIGPQSTKAERAEFALKIEADPRNYIAQPTISFSRAPCLIGDELQPRHVDLRPYVLYGDKVTIVPGGLTRVALKQGSLVVNSSQGGGSKDTWVLSE from the coding sequence ATGCAAACAGCCCAGGCAAAACAGCTCGATCTCGCATCCCTGAAGAACTATCTGCTGGACCACGCCTACGACGAGATGTTCTCCGGACCGGGCGAACTTCACGAGCATTATGGCCCGCTGCTCGAACACTTCACGTCGCTTCCCGGCGACGAACTACAGCGGCGCAAACAGGCAGCCGATCTAAGCTTCCTCAATCAGGGCATTACCTTCACGGTCTATGGCCGCAACGAAGGCACTGAGCAGATCTTTCCCTACGACATGCTCCCGCGCATCATCACGGCTGCCGAATGGGAAAAGGTCGAGCGTGGCCTCACACAGCGCATAACCGCCCTCAATCTCTTCCTCAAGGACATCTACAACGAGGGTCGAATCCTTGCTGATGGCATCGTGCCGCGCGAGATCGTCTATAGCTGCAAGCAGTTCCGGCGTCAGATGCTCGGCCTGCAGGTTCCGCGCAACGTCTACATCGCCGTCTGCGGAACCGACCTCATCCGCCTTGAGAATGGCGAGTTTGTCGTCCTGGAAGACAATCTGCGGGTACCGAGCGGTGTCAGCTACATGCTGACCAATCGCCGCGTTATGAAGCGGATCTTCCCGCAACTCTTCCGCAGCTACAAGGTTCGCCCGATCGAGCAGTATACCCAGCTTCTCCTCGGGACGCTGCGCTCGCTCGCTCCCGAAGGCCGCCCAGAACCAAACATTGTCCTGCTCTCGCCAGGCGTCTTCAACTCCGCTTATTACGAGCACGCCTATCTCGCACGTCAGATGGGCATCGAACTGGTCGAGGGCCGCGACCTCGTCACCCACGACAACATCGTCTACATGCGCACGACCAGCGGTCTGCGTCGCGTCGACGTCATCTATCGCCGCGTCGACGACGACTTCATCGACCCGCTCTCGTTCCGAGGCGACTCCATTCTCGGTGCAGCAGGGTTATTCAACGCCTATCGCGCCGGAAATGTCACCCTCGCAAACGCCTTCGGAACCGGCGTCGCGGACGACAAAGCGCTCTACGCCTACGTTCCCGACATCATCCGCTACTACCTCACCGAGGAGCCAATCCTCCAGAACGTTGAGACCTTCCTGCTCACACGGCCAAAGGAACGTGCACACGTTCTCGCCAATCTCGACAAACTGGTCGTCAAAGCCGTCGGCGAAAGCGGCGGCTACGGCATGCTCATCGGTCCGCAATCGACCAAGGCGGAGCGCGCAGAGTTTGCCCTCAAGATTGAGGCCGATCCGCGAAACTACATCGCCCAACCAACCATCTCCTTCTCCCGAGCACCATGCCTCATCGGCGACGAACTCCAACCACGCCACGTCGACCTTCGCCCCTACGTCCTCTACGGCGATAAGGTCACCATCGTGCCCGGCGGATTGACGCGTGTAGCCCTCAAGCAAGGCTCCCTCGTCGTCAACTCATCTCAAGGCGGCGGCAGCAAAGACACCTGGGTTCTCAGCGAGTAG